The Radiobacillus deserti genomic interval TCCATTTGATGAACCAGGTGTGAAAAAGTTGGAAGACGGAACTTACGAGGTTGTCGTTATTGCAGAAGCATTTAGCTTTAATCCAGGTGACATTAAAGTTCCAGCAGGAGAGAAGGTTGTATTTAAAGTTACGAGTAAGGATGTAACGCATAGCTTCTCCATCGTCGATACGACCGTTAACATGATGGTCGTCCCAGGCCGAGTAAACACAAAAACCTTTAAGTTTGATAAGCCTGGAAAGTACTTGATTCTATGTAATGAATATTGCGGTGGAGGCCACCATTATATGAGTACAGAAATTGAGGTGGTTCCGTCATGAATCAACAAATAGCAAAGCAGGATAGAGTGTTAGCATTAAGCCATATCGGAGTTGCTTACTTTGCATTCCTGGTAGGGACTTTTTGTGGATTGTTACAGGTTTTTATTCGCAATGATGCACTAGATCTTCCAGCATGGTTAGATTACTATCAGATTTTAACGGCGCACGGTGTGCTGCTCGCACTAGTCTTTACTACGTATTTTATCTTTGGTTTTTTTATTACCGGAATGAGCAAAACGCTCGGATCATTTGGTCCTAAGGTTCGTTTTGTCTCCTGGCTAGGCTTCGGAGTCATGACAGTAGGAACGTTGCTTGCTATAGTTATGATCGTATCTGGTCAAGCCTCCGTTCTATATACGTTCTATGCACCACTGCAAGCTAGCGGTTGGTACTATATCGGATTAGCATTGTTTGTGGTCGGAACATGGATAATTGGGTTTGCATTAGTCGGTCATTATATCATTTGGAAAAGGGAGCATAAAAAGCAGCTTAGTCCGTTGTTCGCATATATGACGATCGCAACTATTATATTATGGATTATCGCTTGTTTAGGTGTTGTCGCAACGGTACTGTTCCAATTTATCCCTTGGGCATTCGGTTGGGTAGATACGATCAACGTAGAGTTAAGTCGTTCTTTATTCTGGTATTTTGGCCACCCATTAGTGTACTTCTGGCTCTTACCAGCTTACATGGCTTGGTACGTCATTGTTCCCAAAATCATTGGTGGAAAAGTGTTCAGTGATTCCTTAGCGAGGCTTTCCTTTATCTTATTTATTCTGTTCTCCATTCCTGTAGGATTCCACCATCAGCTAACAGAGCCAGGAATCGAAAGCTTTTGGAAATTCCTGCAAACGGTATTAACATTTATGGTTATCATTCCATCTTTGATGACTGCATTTTCCTTATTTGCAACCTTTGAAATAACCGGAAGACAAAAGGGTGGAAGAGGCTTGTTCGGGTGGTTTACAAGGCTTCCGTGGAAGGATATCCGTTTTACAGCATTGTTCATTGCGATGTTCTTCTTTATTCCAGGAGGAGCAGGTGGAATTATCAATGCTAGCTTCCAGCTCAATGAAGTCATTCATAACACGCTTTGGGTAGTAGGACACTTCCACATTACGGTTGGAACACCGGTAGCCATGACCTTTATGGGGGTTACGTTTTGGTTAATTCCGTACCTAACAGGAAGAAAGTTAACAAAATCTATTCAGAAGCTAGCGTTTATTCAAGTTTTCTCTTGGTCTATTGGAATGCTCTTAATGTCCACGGCTCAGCATATTCTTGGTTTATTAGGAGCACCTCGACGCACTGCGTATAGCGGATACAATGGGAATTCTGAAGCATTAAAGTGGTTTGATGGTATTATTTCAAACCATGTCACGATGGCCATTGGTGGATCGATTCTATTTTTCTCCGCTATGATTCTCATTTACATCGTATTTGTTTCTTTTGTCGCTTCACCGAAAGCCGTCAAAGAAGAAGACTTTGTGGAGTTTCCAATTGCGGAAAGTGATGTGGAAAACACGCCAAAATTCTTGGAAAATTGGTGGATTTGGATAGCTGTTGCACTCATTCTAATTGCAATCGCCTATACGGTACCGCTTTCTAATATGATGCATCATGCTCCAGTAGGTTCGAATGGATTTAAAACATGGTAGGAGAGGATTAATATGTTTGCAGCGACCTTTTCATTAATATTGGTAAGTACAATTGTAATTGGAATTGTAGTAGATTTAAATACAGTAGAAGATTAATAGTAAAAGAGGAAAGGCATTAGTGCTTTTCCTCTTTTTAGTAGGCAAAAGGATTAATCCACCCGTCCAAATTTACAAAATCTTTAATCTTTTAATGTCCACGTGCATACACTAAACAAATAGACAAAGGAGGGAAAGGAATGGCTGATGATAAGAGCTTTGTAATTTCTGAGGAAGATTGGTCCCTCCACAGAAAAGGATTTGATGATCAGAAGCGGCATCAAGACAAAGTTCAAGATATACTTCAAAGAAAGCTACCAGACTTAGTAAGTGAGGAAAATATCATCATGTCACGTGGAAAGGACGTTGTCCGTATTCCAATTCGTTCCTTAGATGAATATAAAATTCGTTATAGTCAGGATAAGAATAAACATGCAGGTCAAGGGGACGGAGATAGCCAAGTAGGCGATGTCGTCGCGAAGGATGGAAGGAAAAAGCCTGGTGCAGGTCAAGGGGAAAAAGCAGGTGACCAACCTGGCCAAGACTATTACGAAGCAGAAGTATCTTTTGAAGAGCTGGAAGAA includes:
- a CDS encoding cytochrome c oxidase subunit II, which translates into the protein MGFHKYEKIWLLFGIISLILFLSIVGVSAFGFNHHPSGGMETIDPTKVENTAPFDEPGVKKLEDGTYEVVVIAEAFSFNPGDIKVPAGEKVVFKVTSKDVTHSFSIVDTTVNMMVVPGRVNTKTFKFDKPGKYLILCNEYCGGGHHYMSTEIEVVPS
- a CDS encoding b(o/a)3-type cytochrome-c oxidase subunit 1, which gives rise to MNQQIAKQDRVLALSHIGVAYFAFLVGTFCGLLQVFIRNDALDLPAWLDYYQILTAHGVLLALVFTTYFIFGFFITGMSKTLGSFGPKVRFVSWLGFGVMTVGTLLAIVMIVSGQASVLYTFYAPLQASGWYYIGLALFVVGTWIIGFALVGHYIIWKREHKKQLSPLFAYMTIATIILWIIACLGVVATVLFQFIPWAFGWVDTINVELSRSLFWYFGHPLVYFWLLPAYMAWYVIVPKIIGGKVFSDSLARLSFILFILFSIPVGFHHQLTEPGIESFWKFLQTVLTFMVIIPSLMTAFSLFATFEITGRQKGGRGLFGWFTRLPWKDIRFTALFIAMFFFIPGGAGGIINASFQLNEVIHNTLWVVGHFHITVGTPVAMTFMGVTFWLIPYLTGRKLTKSIQKLAFIQVFSWSIGMLLMSTAQHILGLLGAPRRTAYSGYNGNSEALKWFDGIISNHVTMAIGGSILFFSAMILIYIVFVSFVASPKAVKEEDFVEFPIAESDVENTPKFLENWWIWIAVALILIAIAYTVPLSNMMHHAPVGSNGFKTW